A single genomic interval of Halobacillus halophilus DSM 2266 harbors:
- a CDS encoding ABC transporter ATP-binding protein codes for MAKLMTEKVGIAYGDYNVVEDLDLDIPENQITTIIGPNGCGKSTILKALARIHTVNSGSVYLDGKAIKKESTKNIAKKMGVLPQTPKAPSGLTVSELVSYGRFPHQKAFGKLNEHDREMIQWALSITGIEEFADRPIDALSGGQRQRVWIAMALAQETELLILDEPTTYLDLAHQLEVLKLLEQLNREEGRTIVMVIHDLNHAARFADYIVALKEGRIIKEGTPEEVIQPKVLEDVFQIDAEVVKDPRTNRPVCLTYDLLGSVPNVCQQAIL; via the coding sequence ATGGCAAAGCTGATGACTGAAAAAGTCGGTATCGCTTATGGTGACTATAATGTAGTGGAAGACCTGGACTTGGATATTCCCGAAAATCAAATAACGACCATTATAGGTCCTAATGGGTGTGGGAAGTCCACCATACTGAAAGCTTTAGCCAGGATCCACACTGTAAATTCAGGAAGCGTTTATTTAGATGGAAAAGCAATTAAAAAGGAATCCACTAAGAATATTGCTAAAAAAATGGGCGTTCTTCCTCAAACTCCGAAAGCACCAAGCGGATTGACTGTTTCTGAATTAGTTTCTTACGGCAGGTTCCCTCATCAAAAAGCCTTTGGCAAATTAAATGAACATGATAGAGAAATGATTCAATGGGCTCTTTCCATTACTGGCATCGAGGAATTTGCAGATCGGCCAATTGATGCTCTATCAGGTGGCCAGCGTCAGCGTGTATGGATTGCAATGGCACTGGCTCAGGAGACAGAACTGCTCATTTTGGATGAGCCTACGACTTACTTAGACTTAGCTCACCAACTGGAAGTTCTTAAGCTATTAGAACAATTGAATCGCGAAGAGGGGCGTACGATTGTAATGGTCATCCATGATTTAAACCACGCTGCGCGCTTCGCCGATTATATTGTAGCTTTAAAGGAAGGGCGAATCATTAAGGAAGGAACACCAGAAGAAGTAATTCAGCCAAAAGTGCTGGAAGATGTCTTCCAAATTGATGCTGAAGTCGTCAAAGATCCAAGAACCAACCGGCCGGTCTGCCTTACCTATGACCTGCTGGGATCTGTTCCTAATGTTTGCCAACAAGCCATTTTATAA
- the mscL gene encoding large conductance mechanosensitive channel protein MscL — MGLFHEFRQFTVRGSAVDMGVGMVLGAAFSGFIDSLVTDILLPPVGLLYAKVNFEEMFFNLSGGFYPTLSAAKEAGAVTINYGLFLTAAVRFIIILFAVFLVVRQINRWKKPHQHPLHAMTKKECPYCCTPIPSQAVICPNCGSQLEQNFNKIEHQKTRWNIK, encoded by the coding sequence ATGGGGCTATTCCATGAATTTCGCCAGTTTACAGTTAGAGGAAGTGCGGTGGACATGGGGGTAGGGATGGTATTGGGGGCAGCATTCAGCGGTTTTATTGATTCGCTCGTTACGGATATCCTGCTTCCTCCCGTAGGGTTATTATATGCAAAAGTGAATTTTGAAGAAATGTTTTTTAATTTGAGCGGAGGGTTCTATCCAACGCTGTCTGCGGCTAAAGAAGCTGGTGCTGTAACCATCAATTATGGGCTGTTCCTTACAGCGGCAGTACGTTTTATTATTATATTATTTGCAGTATTTCTTGTAGTCAGGCAGATTAATCGCTGGAAAAAACCTCATCAGCATCCGTTGCATGCTATGACAAAAAAAGAATGCCCCTATTGTTGCACGCCGATACCTTCTCAAGCCGTTATCTGCCCTAATTGTGGTTCTCAGCTAGAACAAAACTTTAATAAAATAGAGCACCAAAAAACTCGGTGGAATATTAAGTAG
- a CDS encoding MFS transporter, with protein sequence MENKVSRWCLISMASIPLVMTLGNSMLIPVLPIFEKKVGISSFQSSTIITSYSLAAIFLIPVAGYLSDRFGRKIVILPSLILAFIGGVIAGFASWKMSDPFLWIIIGRVLQGMGAAGATPIILPLVGDLYKDDDEKTSSCLGLIETSNTFGKVLSPILGAAFAAFLWFLPFFSISFFSLISIILVFFFIKVPQGEKEEPKKLKEFLKNTKKIFKQDGKWLYPVFLLGIYAMLILFGVLFFLSDILEKVHDIDGVKKGFVLAIPLFFLCIASFITGKKIKGETKTMKRVILLSLAGISASVIFVGYVNKQLVLLLIVTSVLGIAIGAMLPTLDALITEGIEKEERGTITSFYSSSRFIGVAAGPPVMSLVMKELLNISYISAGIIGVLLILIVMKFIKGDNSNSASSNPAVTST encoded by the coding sequence ATGGAGAACAAAGTCAGCCGATGGTGCCTCATCAGTATGGCATCCATTCCACTAGTAATGACGCTTGGAAATTCAATGTTAATACCCGTTCTTCCGATATTTGAAAAAAAAGTGGGGATATCTTCTTTTCAATCCAGTACGATCATTACCAGCTATTCGTTAGCTGCTATTTTTCTTATACCTGTCGCTGGTTATTTATCTGATCGTTTTGGAAGGAAAATCGTGATATTACCCAGTCTGATCTTAGCTTTTATAGGTGGAGTAATAGCGGGATTTGCCTCTTGGAAAATGAGTGATCCATTTCTATGGATCATTATCGGGCGAGTTCTCCAGGGCATGGGAGCAGCTGGAGCGACCCCTATTATTCTCCCTCTCGTAGGAGATTTGTACAAAGATGATGATGAAAAGACCAGTTCCTGTCTAGGATTAATTGAAACGTCCAATACATTTGGTAAAGTATTAAGTCCAATTCTTGGAGCAGCATTTGCTGCTTTCTTATGGTTTTTACCGTTTTTTTCTATATCCTTCTTTAGTCTAATATCCATTATCCTAGTTTTCTTTTTCATTAAAGTTCCCCAAGGTGAAAAGGAAGAGCCTAAAAAGTTAAAGGAATTTCTTAAAAACACAAAGAAAATTTTTAAACAGGATGGGAAATGGCTGTATCCAGTATTCTTATTAGGGATCTACGCTATGCTTATCTTGTTTGGTGTCCTTTTCTTTTTATCGGATATATTGGAAAAAGTTCATGATATAGATGGCGTAAAAAAGGGTTTTGTTCTGGCTATCCCGTTATTTTTTCTTTGCATCGCTTCCTTTATAACAGGAAAGAAAATAAAAGGGGAGACAAAAACCATGAAAAGAGTCATTCTTCTTTCCTTAGCTGGTATTTCAGCAAGTGTGATTTTTGTAGGCTATGTGAATAAGCAGTTGGTTCTTCTTCTTATTGTCACGAGTGTTCTAGGCATTGCGATAGGAGCTATGCTCCCAACACTAGATGCCCTTATCACTGAAGGAATTGAAAAAGAAGAAAGAGGGACCATCACCTCTTTTTATAGCTCTTCAAGATTTATAGGAGTGGCCGCTGGCCCGCCAGTGATGTCACTTGTCATGAAAGAGTTATTAAATATCAGTTATATTAGCGCGGGCATAATCGGGGTTTTATTAATACTAATCGTTATGAAGTTCATTAAAGGGGACAATAGTAATTCGGCTTCAAGTAATCCTGCGGTAACATCCACATAA
- a CDS encoding BrxA/BrxB family bacilliredoxin, with amino-acid sequence MNPYEAYMKEISQPMRDELTNAGFTELTTPEEVDEFIASTKGTSLVVINSVCGCAAGLARPAARESLTNDSKPDHLVTVFAGQDREATSRMREYLEGYEPSSPSMALLKDGQVLHFIPREEIEDYEVEEIVENLTSSYNQYC; translated from the coding sequence ATGAATCCATATGAAGCATATATGAAAGAAATTTCCCAACCAATGAGAGATGAATTAACCAATGCAGGCTTCACAGAATTAACAACTCCAGAAGAAGTAGATGAATTCATTGCATCAACAAAAGGAACTTCGCTTGTTGTTATTAATTCCGTCTGCGGCTGTGCCGCAGGTCTCGCTCGCCCGGCCGCAAGAGAGTCTCTTACTAATGATTCTAAACCCGATCATTTAGTAACCGTATTTGCAGGTCAGGATCGTGAAGCAACCTCACGAATGAGAGAATATTTAGAAGGCTATGAGCCTTCATCTCCATCTATGGCTTTACTAAAAGATGGACAGGTTCTTCATTTCATCCCCCGGGAAGAAATTGAAGATTATGAAGTAGAAGAGATTGTAGAGAACTTAACATCTTCCTATAATCAATACTGCTAA
- a CDS encoding conserved virulence factor C family protein yields MKIVSIEPTPSPNSMKINLNEHLPEGETHNYKKGDDLDSAPDFIKRLFEIEGVKGLYHVTDFIALERNAKISWEQILPEVRKTLGSSSEIEALNESESSDTPEDTFGEVKVFTQMFRGIPMQVKLQEGEEEKRVGLPERFMEAAMKASPASPNMIMERKWAEQSPRFGDTSEIGEQVKEEISASYDQERLDSLVKQAFDQEADYVETTDMKSRITLETLDHDDWKVRYAALDRMNPTAEDYAILDKALDDSKASIRRLAAAYLGMIEEMETLPFLYKALNDKSVTVRRTAGDCISDLGFKEAMPRMIDSLADPSKIVRWRAAMFLYELGDETSLPALRKAADDPEFEVKMQINMAIERIEGGEDAKGSVWHQMTQATKQKPK; encoded by the coding sequence ATGAAGATTGTATCAATTGAACCAACGCCCAGCCCAAACTCAATGAAAATCAATCTTAATGAGCACTTACCTGAAGGTGAAACTCATAACTATAAGAAGGGGGACGATTTGGACAGCGCCCCGGATTTTATAAAAAGATTATTCGAGATTGAGGGGGTAAAGGGACTTTACCATGTGACGGATTTTATTGCCCTGGAGCGAAACGCAAAAATCTCGTGGGAGCAGATACTGCCAGAAGTAAGAAAAACCCTTGGCTCATCTTCTGAAATTGAGGCTCTCAATGAAAGTGAATCCTCGGACACTCCCGAAGATACATTTGGTGAAGTTAAAGTATTTACTCAAATGTTCCGTGGTATTCCTATGCAAGTAAAGCTTCAAGAAGGCGAAGAAGAGAAGCGTGTCGGTCTTCCGGAAAGATTTATGGAGGCTGCAATGAAAGCATCCCCAGCCTCCCCAAATATGATCATGGAACGCAAGTGGGCAGAACAGAGCCCGCGTTTCGGAGACACTTCAGAGATTGGGGAGCAAGTTAAGGAAGAAATTTCGGCAAGTTACGATCAAGAACGACTCGATTCACTGGTTAAACAAGCGTTTGATCAGGAAGCGGACTATGTGGAAACGACGGATATGAAGTCGAGAATTACACTTGAAACGTTGGATCATGACGATTGGAAAGTACGTTATGCAGCACTCGATCGTATGAACCCTACCGCCGAGGACTACGCCATTTTAGATAAGGCTTTGGATGACAGTAAAGCCTCCATTCGCAGGTTAGCTGCTGCCTACCTTGGTATGATAGAGGAAATGGAGACACTCCCCTTCCTTTATAAAGCATTGAATGATAAGTCCGTTACCGTAAGGCGGACAGCGGGGGATTGTATTTCAGATTTAGGATTTAAAGAAGCTATGCCGCGAATGATTGATTCACTGGCTGATCCTAGTAAGATTGTTCGCTGGCGTGCGGCTATGTTCTTATATGAACTAGGAGATGAAACTTCACTTCCTGCTTTAAGGAAAGCAGCAGATGATCCTGAGTTTGAAGTAAAAATGCAAATTAATATGGCCATAGAAAGAATTGAAGGTGGCGAAGACGCCAAAGGGTCTGTTTGGCACCAAATGACCCAGGCCACTAAACAAAAACCAAAATAG
- a CDS encoding ABC transporter ATP-binding protein: MSQSVMQLKNVSKTIKNKQIIKGLDFEIYSGEVFGFLGPNGAGKTTTIRMMVGLMDMTNGDVIIQGHSVNKDFKKAIRHVGGIVENPEMYPFMSGRKNLLHYSRMIPGITEERIQEVTRLVGLESRIKDKVGKYSLGMRQRLGIAQALLHSPSILILDEPTNGLDPAGIREVRAYIRRMAAEEGVAVIVSSHILSEMEMMCDRIGIIKNGELISIQSVEDALQQTDTKEVSIEASPINRAREFVEQKLDSPVQVNSNTLTFSSTREEIPGIISGLVKEGIDIYSVHVNRSTLEDKFLDLIGENSIE, from the coding sequence TTGTCTCAATCTGTCATGCAGTTGAAGAATGTTAGTAAAACAATAAAAAACAAACAGATTATTAAAGGGCTCGATTTTGAAATTTACAGCGGAGAAGTATTCGGGTTCCTAGGTCCTAATGGAGCAGGTAAAACAACCACGATTCGAATGATGGTGGGGTTAATGGATATGACGAACGGAGACGTAATCATACAGGGCCACAGTGTTAATAAGGATTTTAAAAAAGCTATTCGCCACGTCGGCGGAATTGTAGAAAATCCGGAAATGTATCCTTTCATGAGTGGTCGGAAAAACTTATTGCACTATTCCCGTATGATTCCCGGAATTACAGAAGAACGAATACAGGAGGTCACTCGCCTGGTTGGACTTGAAAGCAGAATCAAGGACAAAGTAGGTAAATATTCATTAGGAATGAGGCAGCGTCTCGGAATTGCGCAGGCACTCTTACATAGCCCATCCATTCTTATTTTAGATGAACCTACTAATGGCCTGGATCCTGCAGGGATTCGAGAGGTAAGAGCGTATATTCGACGCATGGCTGCCGAAGAAGGTGTCGCAGTGATTGTTTCAAGTCATATCCTTTCAGAGATGGAAATGATGTGTGACAGGATTGGAATTATCAAAAATGGAGAATTAATTTCCATACAATCTGTGGAAGACGCTTTGCAACAAACAGATACAAAGGAGGTTTCGATTGAAGCCTCTCCTATTAACCGTGCCCGGGAATTCGTGGAGCAAAAGCTGGACTCGCCTGTCCAGGTGAATAGTAACACATTAACCTTCAGCAGTACACGTGAAGAAATACCAGGAATTATAAGCGGACTGGTTAAAGAGGGGATAGATATTTACAGTGTGCATGTCAATCGATCGACATTAGAAGACAAATTCCTGGACTTGATAGGAGAGAATTCCATTGAATAA
- a CDS encoding ABC transporter permease → MNNFIQLVRNEQMKLYSQIATWIMLIILGVLVIGFGVLMKVDNTMISGEGPTGENWKQELQEQNTQLKEQQQGAPSPGEEREQIQYPAYTDIEMNQYRIQNDIKPSGYDVWDFLQTNRSLISIISLFTIIVAAGMIANEFKWGTIKLLLIRPISRTKILLSKYVSVLLFAGMMLLCLYALSFIVGAALFGVDSISQTYLFRQAGEIQEASIFQHTVSMYLLSSVNLLLMATFAFMISAVFRNSSLAIGVAIFLMMAGNSIVLFLMEREWAKYILFANTDLTMYLEGNPMFNEQTAGFSVAVLLVYYVIFVILAWVFFTKRDVASN, encoded by the coding sequence TTGAATAACTTTATACAATTAGTACGAAATGAACAAATGAAGCTTTATTCTCAAATCGCAACTTGGATTATGCTGATTATACTTGGGGTATTGGTTATTGGGTTCGGTGTACTTATGAAAGTTGATAATACGATGATTAGTGGAGAGGGACCCACAGGGGAAAACTGGAAGCAGGAATTACAGGAGCAGAATACGCAGTTGAAAGAGCAGCAGCAAGGGGCGCCGAGTCCAGGTGAAGAAAGGGAACAAATTCAGTATCCCGCTTACACAGACATTGAAATGAATCAGTACCGCATTCAAAACGATATTAAACCTTCCGGATATGATGTTTGGGACTTTTTGCAAACCAACCGAAGTTTAATATCCATTATCAGTTTGTTTACCATTATCGTTGCTGCCGGCATGATAGCTAATGAGTTTAAGTGGGGAACTATAAAACTCTTACTGATTAGACCTATTTCCAGAACCAAAATCTTGCTGTCCAAATATGTTTCTGTGCTCTTGTTTGCTGGGATGATGCTTCTTTGTTTATATGCTCTGTCATTTATCGTGGGGGCCGCACTTTTCGGTGTTGACAGCATTTCTCAGACTTATTTGTTTCGGCAGGCCGGAGAGATACAGGAAGCGTCGATTTTTCAGCACACCGTTTCTATGTATTTACTTAGTTCGGTCAACTTGTTATTGATGGCAACTTTCGCTTTCATGATTTCCGCGGTCTTTAGAAATAGTTCGTTGGCCATAGGTGTTGCTATCTTCTTAATGATGGCTGGTAACTCCATTGTGCTCTTTTTAATGGAAAGAGAATGGGCCAAATATATCTTGTTTGCCAATACGGATTTAACGATGTATTTAGAAGGAAACCCTATGTTCAATGAGCAAACAGCAGGGTTTTCTGTGGCTGTGTTACTCGTGTACTATGTAATTTTTGTTATACTTGCCTGGGTCTTCTTTACAAAAAGAGATGTGGCAAGCAATTAA
- a CDS encoding DUF4064 domain-containing protein translates to MKRTAEIVLTVIGIVLYGLPILLSGIFLSNKDNPQFRQELENMMNSSPEMQGNGAINVNQMLDAMGTFTMVVMVAALVAIALGILSIVFLKGDKKPKAAGIILIVTAIIMTFGTVGLGIFAGVAYLIAGIVALVRKSKKPTDGETSIESY, encoded by the coding sequence ATGAAACGAACAGCTGAAATCGTACTTACTGTTATTGGAATTGTATTGTATGGTCTGCCTATTCTGTTGAGCGGTATTTTCTTAAGTAATAAAGATAACCCTCAATTCAGGCAGGAACTGGAGAACATGATGAATTCGTCTCCGGAAATGCAGGGGAACGGGGCAATTAATGTTAATCAGATGCTTGATGCTATGGGAACCTTTACGATGGTCGTCATGGTCGCCGCTCTAGTGGCGATTGCTTTAGGAATTTTATCAATTGTATTTCTTAAAGGAGATAAAAAACCAAAGGCAGCGGGCATTATTTTAATTGTAACAGCGATTATTATGACATTTGGAACAGTAGGACTTGGTATATTTGCAGGTGTGGCTTACTTAATAGCAGGTATTGTCGCACTGGTTAGAAAATCAAAAAAACCTACAGATGGAGAAACTAGTATTGAGAGTTATTAA
- a CDS encoding formate/nitrite transporter family protein has protein sequence MANNDNRLEEEHETKETDTSSNGKIDRPGRQFYIPSQIVDEFGEKGRDHLNKPFRAQFLLAITAGSFMTFGAIFSVLLAMGVETQGVYHLLSGLGFAAGYAMVFISGSVLFTEINVLLPSYLFNKAGLMKANIYKFWASAYIGNILGAFMVAGLIQLSASLSDPFYSELSLYLDKKMKFMDHGIKGWFEILVSGIIANWLIGMAAFLTTAARDITGKFLGTMLPVILFVAGNFQHSAANMGYFSMGILSSDKYEWYEYIFFNLIPASIGNLIGGGILVSLLFSYAYKEDIQTSLGKPKARK, from the coding sequence GTGGCTAATAATGACAATAGGCTAGAAGAAGAACACGAAACTAAAGAAACAGACACTTCTTCCAATGGCAAGATTGATCGGCCCGGTCGGCAATTTTATATTCCATCTCAAATTGTAGATGAGTTTGGGGAAAAAGGTCGGGACCATTTAAATAAACCATTCAGAGCCCAATTTTTACTTGCGATCACAGCAGGATCGTTTATGACATTTGGGGCAATATTTTCAGTATTGCTTGCTATGGGCGTTGAAACGCAGGGCGTTTATCATCTGCTCTCCGGATTGGGGTTTGCTGCTGGTTATGCAATGGTGTTCATTTCCGGTTCCGTATTATTTACAGAAATCAACGTACTTCTCCCTTCTTATCTTTTTAATAAAGCGGGTTTAATGAAAGCCAATATTTATAAATTCTGGGCCTCTGCTTATATAGGGAATATACTTGGGGCATTTATGGTGGCAGGTCTGATACAACTTTCAGCATCATTATCAGATCCATTCTACAGCGAGCTTTCGTTATATTTAGATAAGAAAATGAAGTTTATGGATCACGGAATTAAAGGTTGGTTTGAAATATTAGTCTCAGGTATTATAGCCAACTGGTTAATCGGGATGGCAGCCTTTCTGACTACGGCAGCTCGTGATATAACAGGTAAGTTCCTGGGAACCATGCTCCCGGTTATCTTATTCGTGGCCGGTAACTTCCAGCACAGTGCTGCTAACATGGGCTATTTTAGTATGGGTATATTATCTTCAGATAAGTATGAATGGTACGAATACATCTTTTTCAACCTTATACCAGCAAGTATAGGTAACCTGATTGGCGGCGGAATTCTCGTTTCTCTATTGTTTTCATACGCTTACAAAGAAGATATTCAGACATCCTTAGGAAAACCAAAAGCAAGAAAATAG
- a CDS encoding Type 1 glutamine amidotransferase-like domain-containing protein, with protein MKQILAMGGGGFSMEDDNPGLDQYILRQSDANKPSICFIPTASGDGDEYIEKFYRFFEKEDCNPSHLALFNPPHNLRDFVLDKDILYVGGGSTKNMLALWREWGLEQIIREAWEQGTVLAGLSAGAICWFQQGLTDSYGDKLRPLDCLGIIEGSCCPHYDGEINRRKAYIEYITNAEIKPGYALDDGAALHIVDAKVHKAISSRRSAQAYYVYNKDGTAVEENIPITYLS; from the coding sequence GTGAAGCAAATCCTTGCTATGGGCGGTGGGGGATTTTCTATGGAAGATGATAATCCTGGGCTTGATCAATACATATTAAGACAGTCAGATGCAAATAAGCCTTCTATTTGTTTTATCCCTACAGCAAGTGGGGATGGAGATGAGTATATTGAAAAGTTTTATCGTTTTTTTGAGAAAGAAGATTGTAATCCAAGTCATTTGGCATTATTTAATCCTCCCCATAACCTGAGGGATTTTGTATTAGACAAAGATATTCTTTACGTCGGCGGGGGTTCGACTAAAAACATGCTGGCGCTGTGGAGAGAGTGGGGACTAGAACAAATCATCAGAGAAGCCTGGGAACAAGGCACTGTCCTGGCGGGTTTGAGTGCAGGGGCTATCTGCTGGTTTCAACAAGGATTGACGGACTCTTATGGCGACAAACTAAGGCCGCTTGATTGTTTGGGCATTATTGAAGGGAGCTGTTGTCCCCATTATGACGGAGAAATCAACCGACGTAAGGCTTATATAGAGTATATTACAAATGCGGAAATAAAACCGGGTTACGCACTGGATGATGGAGCAGCACTTCATATCGTGGATGCTAAAGTACATAAAGCAATTAGTTCCAGAAGAAGTGCGCAAGCCTACTACGTTTACAATAAAGACGGCACAGCCGTAGAAGAAAATATTCCGATTACTTATTTATCCTAA
- a CDS encoding DinB family protein, protein MNMYCQSAFHQLEVVIASISEIAGQLTEEELALRPTEEKYSIGELLEHLSIIPAADGKVAESASEEEMNALYRSYSLQSKEEILERLFEHFSQLKTQYENYTEQDLHTETVSWWGVTYTRYEWLLQIVAHMYHHRGQLHAMLVHSYRKDPEILLFE, encoded by the coding sequence ATGAATATGTATTGTCAAAGCGCCTTTCACCAATTAGAAGTAGTCATTGCGTCTATTTCTGAAATAGCTGGACAATTAACTGAGGAAGAACTCGCTTTACGGCCGACTGAAGAGAAATATTCAATCGGAGAGCTATTGGAACACCTATCGATCATCCCGGCAGCTGATGGAAAAGTTGCTGAGAGTGCATCTGAAGAAGAAATGAACGCCCTCTATCGATCCTATTCTTTACAATCAAAAGAAGAGATTCTTGAAAGGCTATTCGAGCATTTTTCTCAACTAAAAACACAATATGAGAATTATACAGAGCAGGATCTTCATACGGAAACCGTCTCATGGTGGGGAGTAACTTATACCCGTTATGAATGGCTTCTTCAAATCGTTGCGCATATGTATCATCATCGAGGACAACTTCACGCGATGCTCGTCCACTCCTATCGGAAAGATCCCGAAATCCTATTATTTGAATAA
- a CDS encoding AimR family lysis-lysogeny pheromone receptor: protein MHIHKVIQPAKLNSIHIHHTSPVYQVYYDYLKERNSIEATEFTRFFCQRSRPSMLEDQLALAEFLYMNDFFEELEGHLNENYMHEDIAKLYRIILDRKKQPLSINDIKSIEELCFEHPSLKCLHLFLLVYAHYDTKKYAGMDKFTEEIQTALFTINEPLFHYYMKLRFDELTFQHYWKANHLVLARKFAYKYINAGLAPRKQIMMHHNLALCYSFENYEAAMDYAEKTINIAETNGYSHASQVTRDHTIPFIAAFHQKSEQIISNDPTENAHLLLSRGQRKEAIDILSALPSLTPFQQTYLGLAERNLQLLRKAKNRFINEYNDLFFAQLPDYYMKRVLKVV, encoded by the coding sequence ATGATTATTTGAAAGAAAGAAACAGTATAGAAGCAACAGAGTTCACCAGGTTCTTCTGTCAACGCTCCAGGCCCTCCATGTTAGAAGATCAATTAGCTTTAGCAGAATTCCTATATATGAATGATTTTTTCGAGGAACTTGAAGGTCACCTCAATGAAAATTATATGCATGAAGACATTGCAAAGCTCTACCGCATAATTCTGGATCGAAAAAAACAACCTTTAAGTATTAACGATATTAAGTCCATTGAAGAGCTTTGTTTCGAACATCCTTCTCTCAAATGCCTTCATCTTTTCCTTCTTGTTTATGCACATTATGATACAAAGAAATATGCAGGAATGGATAAGTTCACTGAGGAAATTCAAACCGCTTTATTTACGATCAATGAACCCCTGTTTCACTATTACATGAAACTGCGTTTCGATGAACTGACGTTCCAGCATTATTGGAAAGCCAATCATTTAGTACTGGCAAGGAAGTTTGCCTACAAGTATATAAATGCCGGACTTGCTCCAAGAAAACAAATAATGATGCACCACAATCTTGCTTTATGCTATAGCTTTGAAAATTACGAAGCAGCTATGGATTATGCCGAGAAGACGATAAATATCGCCGAAACTAATGGTTATTCCCATGCGTCTCAAGTGACCCGTGATCATACCATTCCATTTATTGCTGCGTTTCATCAGAAGTCTGAACAAATTATTTCCAATGATCCAACCGAAAATGCTCATTTACTACTTTCACGCGGTCAACGAAAGGAAGCTATTGATATTCTTTCCGCATTACCCTCTTTAACTCCTTTCCAACAAACTTATCTAGGTTTAGCGGAGAGGAATTTACAACTTTTGCGTAAAGCAAAAAACAGATTTATTAATGAATACAACGATCTTTTCTTTGCCCAGCTACCAGATTATTATATGAAGCGGGTTCTTAAAGTCGTATAG